ATCTCCCAGTACCTCTGGAATGAAAGATTTACCACAGCCACCGATTCCAATGCAACACGCCAATAGTGTTCCTCCAGCCTTAGAGGAAGTTACAGTGGCTCCCAATCAATTGGATGAGGCGATGGCATTAGCCCGGAATTCCGAGTATATTGACTTTGCCAGTCATGTTTACCAACTGGATAACGATCCCACCTCAGTGATTTATTTAACTAATCAACTGACCATTCAGTTTCAAGAAGAAGTTGATGCTTCAACACGAGAGTCTATTACTTCAGAACTAGGATTAAAAGAGTTAAAACCGATAGAAGGGATACCGAATGGTTTTGTTTATGAAATCACAACTCAAGCTCAAGACAATCCTTTAAAAATTGCCAATCGTTTAACTCGAAATACTCAGGTTTTATTGGCTGAACCGAATATTGTGATTAGAAGTCAGCCCCATTATGTTCCCCGTGATTCCCTGTACAGTAAGCAATGGTATTTACATTGTAATGAAGGTAATCAAATGGCAGCAGGTTGCCATATTTCGGCTGAACAAGCTTGGGATATTACCAGAGGAGTTCGTTCTATTGTTGTGGCAATTAGCGATGATTCTGTTGATATTAATCACCCGGATTTTCAAGGGGTTGGTAAAATTGTTGCGCCTTTGGATTTAAAGGGTCGAGATAGTTTACCCCTTCCCGAAGCTCCAACGGATAATCACGGAACCGCTTGTGCAGGGGTGGCTGTAGCGGAAGAAAACGGCCAAGGAATTGTTGGGGTAGCACCCGGTTGTGCTTTAATGCCGATTCGGACAACAGGGTTTTTAGATGATGAATCCGTTGAACAAATTTTTAACTGGGCGATTGATAAAGGAGCTTCTGTTATTTCCTGTAGTTGGGGGGCGAGTGCCATTTATTTTCCTTTATCAGTTCGTCAAAAAGCTGTTATTAATAAAGCTGCAACTAAAGGTCGTCAGGGTAAAGGTTGTGTAATTATTTTTGCGGCGGGAAATGCGAATCGTCCCGTTAATGGAATACTCGATGAATCCGGCTGGCCTAATGATATTATTAAGGGTCGGGTTAAATGGTTATCTGGTTTTGCAGTTCATCCTGATGTCATTGCGGTTTCTGCTTCTAATAGTCTGGGTAAAAAATCGGCTTATAGTAACTGGGGAACCGGGGTTTGTGTCTGCGCTCCCAGTAATAATGCGCCACCCGGAATGTGGTTACAAGAAACCGGATATATTGGTACTCCTCCGGTTTTGAAAGGAACGTTACCTGGATTAGGGGTATTTACGACTGACCGCATGGGAGCCGCCGGTTATGATCAATCGGATTTTACACCCTATTTCGGTGGAACCTCTAGTGCGACTCCGGTTGTGGCTGGGGTTGCAGCTTTAGTGTTATCTGCTAATCCGAATTTAACAGCCCAAGAAGTCCGACGAATTCTTGAACAAAGTTCAGATAAAATTGTGGATTCTGATCCTGATCCTCAGTTAGGAATTCGCATGGGAAATTATGATAAAAATGGCTATTCTCAATGGTTTGGCTATGGCAAAGTCAATGCGTTTAAAGCGGTACAAATGGCACAAAATAAACGCATGGTTCAGCAACAAATTTCTCGCAATATTTCCAAAGAAAATAGTCAAAGTCTAGCTATTCCTGATAATAATCCGAATGGTCTGATTAGTTCAATTGCGATTACAGAAACCAGTCCTATTCAAGATATTCAGGTAACAGTTGAAATTGAACATAGTTTCTTAGGAGATCTTGAAGTTTGGTTAGTTGCACCCAATGGGGATAAAGTCTTACTTCAAAATCGAACTTTAGGGGTTAAAACTCAATTAAAAACCACCTACACCTTACAAAACACACTTTATTTAAGACAGTTTCTCAATCTTCCAGCCGAAGGGAATTGGCAGTTAAGGGTGATTGATGCTGTTGCTGAAAATACGGGAACTCTCAAATATTGGAAACTGGATTTAGGGTTGTAATTTATAAAAACCGGGTTTTTGATTTTATCTAGGGGTGGAAATTCAACGTTTGATCAAGCAACCCGGTTTCTAATTAAGGCTTACCGAAGTTGAATCACCTCTCAAGGAACGGAATATTACTCCGGTTGAGATGGGCTAATGGTCAACGGATCTCTTAAAATTGCCAACAACCCTTGATTCTAGGGTTCCTTTTTGGCACAATAGAGCATCCAGTTGAGGATAGATGATGAACCAACCTTCACCTATCCTCACCTCTGTAACTTCTGCCCTCA
The sequence above is a segment of the Planktothrix tepida PCC 9214 genome. Coding sequences within it:
- a CDS encoding S8 family serine peptidase, with amino-acid sequence MTSPVNSSNASQQNYQGIGVPDESISNVLQRGGEELILHKVPDRFTVRLSPSTSGMKDLPQPPIPMQHANSVPPALEEVTVAPNQLDEAMALARNSEYIDFASHVYQLDNDPTSVIYLTNQLTIQFQEEVDASTRESITSELGLKELKPIEGIPNGFVYEITTQAQDNPLKIANRLTRNTQVLLAEPNIVIRSQPHYVPRDSLYSKQWYLHCNEGNQMAAGCHISAEQAWDITRGVRSIVVAISDDSVDINHPDFQGVGKIVAPLDLKGRDSLPLPEAPTDNHGTACAGVAVAEENGQGIVGVAPGCALMPIRTTGFLDDESVEQIFNWAIDKGASVISCSWGASAIYFPLSVRQKAVINKAATKGRQGKGCVIIFAAGNANRPVNGILDESGWPNDIIKGRVKWLSGFAVHPDVIAVSASNSLGKKSAYSNWGTGVCVCAPSNNAPPGMWLQETGYIGTPPVLKGTLPGLGVFTTDRMGAAGYDQSDFTPYFGGTSSATPVVAGVAALVLSANPNLTAQEVRRILEQSSDKIVDSDPDPQLGIRMGNYDKNGYSQWFGYGKVNAFKAVQMAQNKRMVQQQISRNISKENSQSLAIPDNNPNGLISSIAITETSPIQDIQVTVEIEHSFLGDLEVWLVAPNGDKVLLQNRTLGVKTQLKTTYTLQNTLYLRQFLNLPAEGNWQLRVIDAVAENTGTLKYWKLDLGL